In a single window of the Ooceraea biroi isolate clonal line C1 chromosome 8, Obir_v5.4, whole genome shotgun sequence genome:
- the LOC105275689 gene encoding death-associated protein kinase 1 isoform X2 has translation MEVHHEPIEKNYQLLEEIGKGQFAIVRKCKEIKTGSLYAAKIMRKRRVARGVAAADIAREAGLLARLRHPNIVSLYKVIDTGTTVVLLLELITGGELFHWTPSSEMEAAHVVRQVLMALSHLHSHQVAHLDIKPENILLSTPPPMPSIKLIDLGLSHRLVPGSEHRALFGTPEFVAPEIVNYEPLSLGTDLWAVGVLTYILLSGASPFLGEDKQETYANVAACQYQFDNEYFNNVSEIAKDFIRSLLIKDPKERGNAESCLKHPWILTESEAPQGLGGAMISAVRRGCVEAVSQLLLQGAPLNVKDSKEDTLLHIACEAGDEGMTTLLIESGIDLDTPNKQGLTALHVAARHGHINLVRHLCLAGCDVDKTNRGIRADVTAIKYGHPDIANLLDKLRNLNQRENYIRQLQPTHRPIDRLHIRLLGHCASGKSSLISSLKSGIFSFGFFRRSRSQNCSTKREPSIELDVTSKHGSLSFEYSDSEYEGTQGVEWSRGNVGGECVFWELCGREEFLASYHYVLTFQQPAVHLITVSLREPLTVQLQQIKFWLQFILDRINPSNVGFGGKCSDIKVILVGTYAPEPLAPNSNGGNLLAPLLPLLKDFTSILGEEPQMVALDATNPSSPGLKLLRSYLNNARMEFLEDGPEVAESILRRDAPRAAATYVPLANLDKQSALVWTGLAEAWRTYVQSLETPPLMLTQEEFLDEVRRINPLVCLEHCRHLGLQLQNLGECILLPGDLIVLSPEWFWQDVLNWQLSPDQRGRLGGRTTGVYTLEDFQARCPCPAAQALQALQAVNLCVPCEVDEDEVEYEIPCLNLVERLPGLWEPWKPCSNALPHAGLRLCPEEAPLYHLTAIFTHLQAQLRKITQTWDPSNSDLYQWWRGSKLCLGPCESIITFEEEEHSCVEIQVRGPRGSSAQCFALFSVILDAMDTTIELVAPGMLLERHWLSPSQLREYDEVIHSWTPATVISALIDKGLEEATLKNPLNDRQETVWEIVGCGLPLMENCVPGPKQPVKYIKPAVQRRLAQMLDPPDHHGRDWCLLAVRLGLGDRVAQLDSTVDSPTLRLLNCAGAECTVGSLVQQLRALDREDAVHLLLTYTPTYVLLMSVDSETGSDLSR, from the exons ATGGAGGTCCACCATGAGCCGATTGAAAAAAACTATCAGCTGCTTGAAGAGATTGGCAA GGGTCAATTTGCTATTGTACGAAAATGCAAGGAGATCAAAACCGGGTCGCTGTACGCCGCGAAAATAATGAGAAAGAGGCGCGTTGCCAGGGGTGTGGCTGCTGCAGACATTG CGAGGGAAGCTGGTCTCTTGGCTCGGTTGAGACATCCTAACATTGTATCCTTGTACAAGGTGATAGACACGGGAACGACAGTGGTGCTGCTCCTGGAGCTGATTACAGGAGGCGAATTGTTCCATTGGACACCGTCCAGTGAAATGGAAGCTGCTCATGTG GTGCGCCAAGTTTTGATGGCGCTTAGTCATTTACATTCCCACCAAGTTGCTCATCTGGATATTAAGCCTGAGAATATTTTACTGTCCACACCACCGCCGATGCCTAGCATTAAGCTGATAG ATTTAGGTCTGTCGCATCGACTGGTACCCGGCTCAGAGCACAGAGCACTGTTTGGCACTCCCGAATTCGTGGCGCCGGAAATCGTGAATTACGAACCACTCAGCCTGGGAACTGATCTTTGGGCGGTCGGCGTGTTAACGTACATCCTCCTTAGTGGCGCTTCGCCATTTTTGGGCGAGGACAAGCAGGAGACGTATGCGAACGTTGCCGCTTGCCAATACCAATTTGACAATGAATACTTCAACAATGTGTCCGAGATTGCCAAAGACTTTATACGATCCTTGTTGATCAAGGATCCTAA GGAGAGAGGGAATGCTGAATCGTGCCTTAAACATCCTTGGATTCTCACG GAATCCGAAGCACCACAGGGTCTCGGCGGAGCGATGATCAGCGCTGTGAGGCGAGGCTGCGTTGAGGCTGTCTCGCAGTTGTTGTTGCAGGGCGCCCCGCTAAACGTGAAAGATTCA AAAGAAGACACTCTTTTGCACATCGCCTGCGAGGCTGGCGATGAGGGAATGACGACTCTGCTGATCGAGAGCGGAATCGATCTGGATACGCCGAACAAACAGGGTCTGACGGCACTACATGTGGCTGCTCGACACGGGCATATTAATCTGGTCAGACATTTGTGCCTTGCTGGTTGCGACGTTGATAAAACGAATCGAGGGATCCGGGCGGACGTCACCGCGATTAAGTACGGGCATCcagatatcgcgaatttaCTGGATAAGCTGCGAAAT CTGAATCAGCGCGAGAACTACATTCGTCAGCTGCAACCGACGCACAGACCGATAGACCGACTGCACATAAGACTGCTCGGACACTGCGCGTCTGGAAAATCGTCATTGATCAGTTCTCTCAAGTCCGGGATATTCAGTTTCGGCTTCTTCCGAAGGTCGAGAAGTCAGAACTGCAGCACGAAG AGAGAACCGAGCATCGAACTTGACGTCACGAGTAAGCACGGTTCGCTGAGCTTTGAGTACAGCGACAGCGAGTACGAGGGTACTCAGGGAGTAGAGTGGAGTCGCGGTAACGTAG GTGGCGAATGCGTTTTCTGGGAGTTATGCGGACGCGAGGAATTTCTGGCGTCTTATCACTACGTACTTACATTCCAGCAACCAGCAGTGCACTTGATCACGGTCAGTCTGAGAGAGCCGCTGACCGTTCAACTTCAGCAGATAAAGTTCTGGCTGCAATTTATTTTGGACCGTATTAATCCGAGTAATGTCG GATTTGGCGGCAAGTGCAGCGACATAAAGGTGATCTTGGTTGGCACTTATGCGCCGGAGCCACTAGCCCCGAATTCTAACGGGGGCAATCTACTCGCGCCGCTCTTGCCGCTACTGAAAGACTTTACGTCCATTCTGGGGGAGGAGCCGCAAATGGTAGCGCTGGACGCGACTAATCCCTCTAGTCCCGGCCTCAAACTTCTCAGATCTTACTTAAATAATGCGAGGATGGAATTTCTCGAG GATGGACCGGAAGTTGCAGAAAGTATTCTCCGACGTGACGCGCCGCGTGCTGCGGCTACGTACGTGCCCCTGGCGAATCTTGATAAACAG AGCGCCCTAGTGTGGACCGGCCTCGCCGAGGCGTGGAGAACGTACGTACAGTCGTTGGAGACGCCCCCGTTGATGCTCACGCAGGAGGAGTTTCTGGACGAGGTGCGAAGGATCAACCCCTTGGTGTGTTTGGAGCACTGCAGGCACCTCGGATTACAGTTACAG AATCTCGGCGAGTGCATCCTTCTGCCCGGAGACTTGATAGTGCTCAGCCCTGAGTGGTTCTGGCAGGACGTGCTGAATTGGCAACTCAGTCCCGATCAGAGAGGACGACTGGGCGGACGGACCACCGGCGTTTACACCCTGGAGGATTTCCAGGCGCGATGTCCCTGCCCAGCTGCTCAAGCTCTGCAAGCTCTACAAGCAGTCAACCTGTGCGTTCCG TGTGAAGTCGATGAGGATGAAGTTGAGTACGAAATACCGTGCTTGAATCTGGTGGAGCGCCTCCCCGGCCTGTGGGAACCATGGAAACCATGCTCCAACGCGTTACCTCACGCTGGCTTACGTCTTTGTCCGGAAGAAGCGCCTCTGTACCACTTGACAGCGATATTTACGCATTTGCAG GCGCAACTGCGGAAAATTACTCAAACATGGGACCCGTCCAACTCGGACTTGTATCAGTGGTGGCGAGGATCGAAACTGTGCCTAGGACCTTGCGAGAGCATAATCACGttcgaggaggaggagcacAGTTGCGTAGAGATCCAAGTTCGTGGGCCGCGCGGTTCCAGCGCGCAGTGCTTCGCTCTCTTCAGCGTGATCTTGGACGCGATGGACACGACCATCGAGTTAGTCGCGCCCGGAATGTTACTCGAGAGGCACTGGCTCAGCCCGAGTCAGCTTCGAGAATACGACGAG GTGATTCATTCCTGGACACCCGCCACCGTCATATCGGCTTTAATCGACAAGGGTCTCGAAGAGGCGACTCTTAAGAATCCCCTAAATGACCGACAGGAGACAGTGTGGGAGATTGTAGGCTGTGGACTGCCGTTGATGGAAAACTGCGTTCCCGGGCCAAAGCAGCCCGTGAAGTACATAAAGCCCGCGGTGCAACGGCGACTGGCGCAAATGCTGGATCCGCCTGATCACCACGGAAGAGATTGGTGCTTGCTCGCAGTGAGGCTCGGCCTGGGGGATCGCGTCGCTCAATTGGACAGCACGGTGGACAGTCCGACTTTGAG GCTGCTGAACTGCGCGGGTGCGGAGTGCACCGTCGGCTCGCTCGTGCAACAGCTGCGAGCGCTCGATCGCGAGGACGCCGTGCACCTGCTGCTCACGTACACGCCAACCTACGTGCTGTTGATGTCCGTCGACTCCGAGACGGGGTCTGATCTCTCCAGATGA